One Dromiciops gliroides isolate mDroGli1 chromosome 3, mDroGli1.pri, whole genome shotgun sequence DNA segment encodes these proteins:
- the TBCB gene encoding tubulin-folding cofactor B — protein MDLAGVSAPTVTVFISSSLNSFRSEKRYNRGLTLAEFKCKLELVVGSPASCMDLELYTADDRFCMKLDQDDALLGSYPVDDGCRIHVIDRSGARLGEYEDLSRVEKYEISQSAYESRPDSVRSFLKRSKMGKFNEEEQKRREAEAAQRLAEEEVQAQAIGVGSRCQVQAAGQPTKRGTVMYVGLTDFKPGYWVGIRYDEPLGKHDGSVNGKRYFECQDKYGAFVKPHAVTVGDFPEEDYGLADDEM, from the exons ATGGATCTGGCCGGGGTGTCGGCGCCCACGGTTACCGTGTTTATCAGCAGCTCCCTCAACAGCTTCCGTTCGGAGAAGCGATACAACCGAGGCCTCACTCTGGCTGAGTTCAAG tgtaAGCTGGAGCTGGTCGTGGGGAGCCCAGCCTCCTGCATGGACCTGGAGCTGTACACTGCTGATGACCGCTTCTGCATGAAGCTGGACCAGGATGACGCGCTCTTGGGCTCCTACCCCGTGGACGACGGCTGCAGGATCCAC GTCATTGACCGGAGTGGGGCCCGTCTGGGCGAATATGAGGACCTGTCCCGGGTGGAGAAGTATGAGATCTCCCAGTCAGCCTATGAAAGCAGACCTG ACTCCGTACGCTCCTTCCTGAAGCGCAGCAAGATGGGCAAATTCAATGAGGAGGAGCAGAAGCGGCGGGAGGCCGAGGCGGCCCAGCGACTGGCGGAGGAGGAGGTCCAGGCTCAGGCCATCGGGGTGGGGAGCCGCTGCCAGGTGCAGGCGGCAGGCCAGCCCACCAAGCGGGGCACTGTCATGTATGTGG GACTCACGGACTTCAAGCCTGGCTACTGGGTCGGTATTCGCTACGATGAACCCCTGGGGAAGCATGATGGAAG CGTGAATGGCAAGCGATACTTTGAGTGCCAGGACAAGTACGGCGCCTTTGTCAAACCACATGCCGTGACCGTGGGGGACTTCCCAGAGGAGGATTACGGACTGGCTGACGATGAGATGTGA
- the POLR2I gene encoding DNA-directed RNA polymerase II subunit RPB9 — protein sequence MEPDGTYEPGFVGIRFCQECNNMLYPKEDKENRILLYACRNCDYQQEADNSCIYVNKITHEVDELTQIIADVSQDPTLPRTEDHPCQKCGHKEAVFFQSHSARAEDAMRLYYVCTAPHCGHRWTE from the exons ATGGAGCCCGATGGGACGTACGAGCCGGGTTTTGTGGGAATCCGCTTTTGCCAGGAGTG TAACAACATGCTCTACCCCAAGGAGGACAAGGAGAACCGCATCCTTCTCTACGCg TGTCGCAACTGTGACTACCAGCAGGAGGCCGACAACAGCTGCATCTACGTAAACAAGATCACGCACGAGGTGGA CGAGCTGACCCAGATCATCGCGGACGTGTCTCAGGACCCTACCTTGCCCAGGACCGAGGACCACCCGTGCCAGAA GTGTGGCCACAAGGAGGCCGTGTTCTTCCAGTCCCACAGTGCCCGGGCCGAG GACGCCATGAGGCTCTACTACGTGTGCACGGCCCCCCACTGCGGCCACCGCTGGACAGAGTGA
- the OVOL3 gene encoding putative transcription factor ovo-like protein 3: protein MPRAFLVRSCRPQPRDWGHITDQHRGDAYIPGQSSLSDCSLDKGLADQGGTKARSGGRETLRSRPSCLPPYGSRSQAPAEQGPAAGQGPGGLSCPLCPKVFPLQRMLTRHLKCHNPARRHVCSCCTKGFHDAFDLKRHMRTHTGIRPFRCSACGKAFTQRCSLESHLGKIHGQPPRYGYRERREKLHVCEDCGYTSARTDDYAQHRALHPHPSPASALARSYT from the exons ATGCCTCGGGCCTTCCTGGTGAGGAGTTGCCGGCCCCAGCCCCGAGATTGGGGCCACATCACTGACCAGCACCGGGGAGATGCCTACATCCCAG GACAATCTTCTCTTTCAGACTGCAGCCTGGACAAAGGGCTGGCTGATCAAGGAGGCACCAAGGCGAGGTCCGGCGGCAGAGAAACCTTGAGAAGTAGACCATCCTGCCTGCCACCTTACGGCAGCCGTTCCCAAGCTCCG GCTGAGCAGGGTCCTGCAGCAGGCCAGGGTCCTGGGGGCTTGAGCTGCCCCCTCTGCCCTAAGGTCTTCCCACTTCAGCGCATGCTGACCCGCCACCTCAAGTGCCACAACCCTGCCCGGCGCCACGTGTGCAGCTGCTGCACCAAAGGTTTTCACGACGCCTTTGACCTCAAGAGGCACATGAGGACCCACACGG GGATCCGGCCCTTCCGCTGCTCAGCCTGCGGCAAGGCCTTCACGCAGCGGTGCTCCCTCGAGTCCCACCTGGGCAAGATCCACGGGCAGCCGCCCCGCTACGGCTACCGCGAGCGCCGGGAGAAGCTGCACGTGTGCGAGGACTGCGGCTACACCAGCGCCCGCACCGACGACTACGCTCAGCACCGGgcccttcacccccaccccagtccggCCTCGGCCCTGGCCCGCTCCTACACCTGA